The Rhinolophus ferrumequinum isolate MPI-CBG mRhiFer1 chromosome 6, mRhiFer1_v1.p, whole genome shotgun sequence genome has a window encoding:
- the LOC117023738 gene encoding dehydrogenase/reductase SDR family member 2, mitochondrial-like gives MSSQRAHGSCALAEKVAVITGSTKGIGLAIARRLAQDGAHVVVSSRKQQNVDQAVAALQGEGLSVTGTVCHVEKAEDREQLVATALEHSGGVDFLVCNAAVNPLVGSIMGTSEQVWDKILSVNVKSPALLLSQLLPHMEKRGGAVILVSSISAYIPHVALGAYNVSKTALLGLTRTLALELAPRGIRVNCLVPGIIETDFSKVLYKNEPLWNKLRENHQLHRIGQPEDCAGLVSFLCSPDASYITGENIVVAGFSSRL, from the exons ATGAGCAGCCAAAGAGCACATGGAAGCTGTGCCCTTGCTGAGAAAGTGGCTGTGATCACTGGGTCCACAAAAGG GATCGGCCTCGCCATCGCCAGGCGTCTGGCCCAGGACGGGGCCCACGTGGTGGTCAGCAGCCGGAAGCAGCAGAATGTGGACCAGGCTGTGGCAGCACTGCAGGGGGAGGGGCTGAGTGTGACAGGCACTGTGTGCCACGTGGAGAAAGCTGAGGACcgggagcagctggtggccacG gccctggagcACAGTGGAGGTGTGGACTTCCTGGTGTGCAATGCTGCTGTCAACCCCCTGGTGGGGAGCATCATGGGGACCAGTGAGCAGGTGTGGGACAAG ATCCTGAGCGTCAACGTGAAGTCCCCAGCCCTGCTGCTGAGCCAGCTGCTGCCCCACATGGAGAAGAGAGG GGGTGCTGTCATCCTGGTCTCTTCCATTTCAGCTTATATACCACATGTG GCGCTGGGTGCCTACAATGTCAGTAAGACAGCCCTGCTGGGCCTCACCCGGACTCTGGCGTTGGAGCTGGCCCCCAGGGGCATCCGGGTGAACTGCCTGGTTCCAGGAATAATCGAGACTGACTTCAGCAAAGTG TTATATAAGAATGAACCTCTCTGGAACAAACTCAGGGAAAACCATCAGCTGCACAG GATAGGGCAGCCTGAGGACTGCGCAGGCCTCGTGTCCTTCCTGTGCTCTCCAGATGCCAGCTACATCACCGGCGAGAATATCGTGGTGGCTGGATTCTCTTCTCGGCTCTGA